The nucleotide window TATTAAAAACACTAATTCAGATCTTctaatcatatttttttgagttttcaaGTTTTTCGATTACCATTACGAATTCAGGTAATAATACTTTAGATTCATGGACATTTTACACTACACTATAAAACTCATTCCTTATTTTACAGTTTGTTTGGCTACGGATTCATGTTTCTTTGGCCTAAGCCTACTTAAAAGATGATCAATTCGGTTAAACCAAAGCCAAACCGGAGAAACAATCCGAACTCAAACCAAAGCCAAATATCACGATCAATTCGGTTGTACGAACCGGAAATCAAATTGAAATCAATTTTGCTAAACCAGAAGCGAAAGAAGAAGAACAGACCGTACTACCCCAACGGTCACGAGCATCGATGTTAGCTCTCCGGCTAAGAAGAACCTTAACGACGTCGTAATGACCTTCACACGAAGCGATATGAAGCGCCGTACGTCCATCTAGATCAATACTATTCACATCGATTCCTTCGTCAAGCAGCTCCTCAACGCCGTCAACGTCGCCTTTACTCGCCATGAAGAGAAGCTGCATCGTCGAATCGAGATTCTCCGGGACAGACATCTTCGGCTCGCACCCTAGCGATTCGGGGCTCCGTCTGATCGGATCTAGCGAAGACTGACGGCCGAAGCTGAACCTCATGTTGTTACGCCGTGGATCGAGAGATGATTGGCGTGTGAATTGCCGGCTTAGTGTTCTTCGCATTGATCCTGTGGAGAATTGTCTCGAGATTCCGCGCTTCAATTGCGCCGCTACGTTCTCCATGGTTTTCGATAttggatcttcttcttctctctctgatCAGAGATCAATCAAATCCACATTGCATGTTTTAGGAGATTTCGTCAACTGTGTCGAAGAAGACGATGACGAAAGACGAAACGATcgtgaaagttttttttttttgtttttctaatttttcttaaatctttttttaatcGATTTAGTTCATGGATTAAAAGGTTTCTTCGTTGGCACTAATTGTCATTAGGAGCAGTAAAACACGGATAATCACTTAATAATTcccttattttaaaaaataataaaagaagctaatttatttaaatacgGAAAATACAAGCTGTAGATGATGATGGTGCTAATCGAACCTCTGACGTTCAAGTGAAAAAATTGTCTCTGACAATACAAATTCTCGATGAGCAAACTACATTTCTAGAAACTCAGCTGATGATGATCGGACTCCTCAGAAGACGACGCGAAACTGCGGCGCGTCTTTTCCGTCGGCGGGAAGAATCTCCCAGCGACAGGGCTCGAGATCGTCGGAAACGGGGCAGTATCCAGCTAGAGTGACTCTGTCTCCGGTGGCTGCCACGGAGCCGAACTCGAAAACCGTCGCGCGATCGGGACGTGGGACTTCTATGGCTCCGTTCATCCCCGGAGCCGGAGTTTCCGATTTCTCCGCCTTCGACTTCTCCGGCGGCTGCGAAGGCTTAGGGCTTCCGGTGAACCACAACAGTATCCCCATGGCTACTCGAATCGGTGGAGAGATCGAGATTGAGGAATTGAGTTAAGGGTTTATCCTTTTCCCCATTTGATTTGCTGAAAACTTGGGCCTAGTTTATTAGATTGGGCCTTATAAATTGGGCTAGGCTTCACTTGAGTTTCAAATAGCCCATGTGTGTAAAGAGAAGGTTTTACATTTAATCCCTATGATTTTAGACAACACTCGAGGTTTACATTATtgtattcttaaaaaaaaaaacaaatttcaaaaaatgagCAACATCCCTTTCTTAATAAAGGAGGAGCATCGATAAAAATAAACCTTGGCCTTATGTGTTTATTACATAAGTGTCATTTCCTAGGTGTCATCACCACATGCACTTTCaccaactttttttaaaaactctttCTCAACTAGAATAATTACAAACAAATGCCACTGGTCATTACATTATACTATATGGTTTTCGGATTTCAAAAATAACTTTCGGATTATGTTTGTGGTAAGTCATTAATGCTTGATTAAATTAGGATTCAAAAAAAAACGGAGATTTAACTAAGGCAGCATATTAACTCCTTCCTAAAAGAGACTTTATGGTATGTTCGAAAATTTGGAagtgtttcatttaaataaggCAATAAAATACGGTTTGATTGTGAGGTGATGATCATGTGGTAAGTCATTTACGCTTGAGTACAATATTTGATTCTTTAAACGTGCTACAACTAAGTTCTTTACGGTTTGAATTGATTATTTTAACCTGCACGAAAGTTCATATCATAACCTGTACGAATGTTCATATCTAATCTTGCAACAAATAAACCATGTTTATCATAATACTAATATCAAATTGTTT belongs to Brassica rapa cultivar Chiifu-401-42 chromosome A07, CAAS_Brap_v3.01, whole genome shotgun sequence and includes:
- the LOC103830234 gene encoding uncharacterized protein LOC103830234, with translation MGILLWFTGSPKPSQPPEKSKAEKSETPAPGMNGAIEVPRPDRATVFEFGSVAATGDRVTLAGYCPVSDDLEPCRWEILPADGKDAPQFRVVF